One Candidatus Binatia bacterium genomic window carries:
- a CDS encoding acyl-CoA dehydrogenase family protein, with the protein MSATQAHHTSEEESRKVAEESRETEWTGRAFIRELFLGNFDVDVIHPFPEEKVERKEFKEFYDKLEHFLKTEVDPVAIDQTGEYPESVIEGLRKLRAFGMKISTEYGGLGFSVTEYTKVMKMVGCYDGNICALLSAHQSIGIPSPLKMFGTPEQKKKYLTRCADGAISAFALTEPHVGSDPASLATTCERDGDVYVINGEKLWCTNSTLAELLVVMARDPKTKKISAFIVETDHPGVKVEHRCRFMGLKALANGVVSFKDVRVPKEDLIGAEGQGLKIALITLNTGRLTLPAACSGIAAQSLEIVRGWCNERVQWGVPIGKHEALALDLAEMAATAFAMESINKLAGAMADRKGYDIRLEAAAAKEWNTVRAWEIADRTLQIRGGRGYESERSLKERGETPLPVERVMRDCRINLIFEGSSEVMHLFMAREAVDKHLQVAGAVIDPKATTATKLSAMPKIAAFYARWYPQLWLRGLATPTKFGDWGRLAKHMRFIERSARKLARESFHGMALYQAKMERKQGFLFRCVDVVMELFAMAASCSNARHMLDTNHPDAARAIELADLFCCLSERKVKASFKALWSNDDAKMNKVAAGLLKGEYTWLEGGRITFNLPTEKYRAVKFSERAGAADAPPAAAAS; encoded by the coding sequence ATGAGCGCCACACAGGCACATCACACGAGCGAGGAAGAGTCCCGCAAGGTTGCCGAGGAATCTCGTGAAACCGAGTGGACCGGTCGGGCTTTCATTCGGGAGCTGTTTCTCGGCAACTTCGACGTCGACGTTATCCATCCCTTCCCGGAAGAGAAGGTGGAGCGGAAGGAGTTCAAGGAGTTTTACGACAAACTCGAGCACTTCCTCAAAACCGAGGTGGACCCGGTCGCGATCGACCAGACCGGCGAGTACCCCGAGTCGGTGATCGAAGGGCTGCGCAAGCTCCGGGCCTTCGGGATGAAGATCTCGACCGAGTACGGCGGCCTTGGCTTCAGCGTCACCGAGTACACCAAGGTCATGAAGATGGTGGGCTGTTACGACGGCAACATTTGCGCCCTGCTGTCGGCACATCAGTCGATCGGCATTCCGAGCCCGCTGAAGATGTTCGGCACGCCGGAGCAGAAAAAGAAGTATCTGACCCGCTGCGCCGACGGGGCGATTTCGGCGTTTGCCCTCACCGAACCTCACGTCGGGTCCGATCCCGCCAGCCTCGCGACGACCTGCGAGCGCGATGGCGACGTCTACGTGATCAACGGCGAGAAACTGTGGTGCACGAACAGCACCCTTGCCGAGTTGCTCGTGGTCATGGCGCGTGACCCGAAGACCAAGAAGATCAGCGCCTTCATCGTCGAGACCGATCACCCCGGGGTAAAGGTCGAGCACCGCTGCCGTTTCATGGGCCTCAAGGCACTGGCTAACGGCGTGGTCAGCTTCAAGGACGTTCGGGTACCGAAGGAAGACCTGATCGGTGCCGAGGGGCAGGGTCTGAAGATCGCGCTGATCACGCTGAACACGGGGCGGTTGACGTTGCCGGCTGCCTGCTCGGGTATCGCGGCGCAGTCCTTGGAAATCGTGCGCGGCTGGTGCAACGAGCGTGTGCAGTGGGGAGTTCCCATCGGCAAGCACGAGGCTCTGGCACTCGACCTTGCGGAGATGGCGGCCACCGCCTTTGCGATGGAGTCGATCAACAAGCTTGCCGGCGCCATGGCCGATCGCAAGGGTTACGACATCCGGCTCGAAGCGGCGGCGGCGAAGGAGTGGAACACGGTGCGGGCCTGGGAGATCGCGGACCGCACCCTGCAGATTCGCGGGGGACGGGGGTACGAGAGCGAGCGGTCCCTCAAGGAACGCGGCGAGACGCCGCTACCCGTCGAGCGGGTGATGCGCGACTGCCGCATCAACCTCATCTTCGAGGGCTCCAGCGAAGTCATGCACTTGTTCATGGCCCGCGAGGCGGTCGATAAGCACTTGCAGGTCGCCGGTGCGGTGATCGATCCGAAGGCAACCACGGCAACGAAGCTGTCGGCGATGCCGAAGATCGCGGCGTTCTATGCCAGGTGGTATCCGCAGTTGTGGCTCCGCGGCCTGGCGACGCCGACGAAGTTCGGCGACTGGGGGCGGCTCGCCAAGCACATGCGATTCATCGAGCGCAGCGCGCGCAAGCTGGCGCGCGAGAGCTTCCACGGCATGGCGCTCTATCAGGCCAAGATGGAGCGCAAGCAGGGCTTCCTGTTTCGCTGCGTCGACGTGGTCATGGAACTGTTTGCCATGGCGGCGTCGTGTTCCAATGCCCGCCACATGCTCGATACCAACCATCCGGACGCCGCCAGGGCAATCGAGCTGGCCGATCTGTTCTGCTGCCTGTCCGAGCGCAAGGTGAAAGCGTCGTTCAAGGCACTGTGGTCAAACGACGACGCGAAGATGAACAAAGTGGCGGCCGGTCTCCTCAAGGGCGAGTACACATGGCTCGAAGGCGGACGCATCACCTTCAATCTGCCCACGGAGAAGTACCGGGCCGTGAAGTTCAGCGAACGCGCGGGCGCGGCCGACGCCCCTCCGGCTGCCGCGGCTTCGTGA
- a CDS encoding LD-carboxypeptidase: MIPRKPAPLNPGDVVAVVAPAGAVDDEALAAGVAMLESAGLIVRVGAAAHKRHGYLAGPDDLRVADLHEMFRDPDVTAIFAARGGYGSGRLLPRLDFDLLREYPKIFVGHSDTTFLLNSLVQRAGMVTFHGPMVAGFTRRPEAAELLLRLLSGERVGWHAAATEVVQPGEAEGVLVGGCLSILAASLGTPYAPVTRGGLLFLEDVNEKPYRIDRLLTQLRQAGMFDQVAGVVFGEMVGCEANPGESVTVRDVIYDAFADAPYPVAFGLPSGHGRGTLTLPFGVRARLAGDRLILLEAPLSSHD, from the coding sequence ATGATCCCTCGCAAGCCCGCTCCTCTCAACCCGGGCGACGTCGTTGCCGTGGTCGCCCCGGCGGGCGCCGTCGACGACGAAGCGCTCGCCGCCGGAGTTGCCATGCTGGAGAGCGCCGGCCTGATCGTTCGCGTCGGCGCGGCCGCTCACAAACGCCATGGCTATCTGGCCGGCCCCGACGACCTGCGGGTGGCCGACTTACACGAGATGTTCCGCGATCCGGACGTTACGGCGATCTTTGCTGCCCGCGGCGGCTACGGCTCGGGGCGGCTGCTGCCCCGGCTCGACTTCGACCTGCTGCGCGAGTACCCGAAGATCTTTGTCGGCCACAGCGACACGACGTTCCTGTTAAACAGCCTCGTCCAACGCGCCGGCATGGTGACTTTCCACGGCCCGATGGTCGCGGGTTTTACCCGGCGTCCCGAGGCTGCCGAGTTGCTGCTGCGGCTGCTGAGCGGCGAGCGTGTCGGATGGCACGCCGCTGCCACAGAGGTCGTTCAACCCGGAGAAGCCGAAGGCGTCCTCGTCGGCGGTTGCCTGTCGATTCTCGCTGCGTCGCTCGGCACACCCTATGCCCCGGTCACCCGCGGCGGACTGCTGTTTCTCGAAGACGTCAACGAGAAGCCGTATCGGATCGACCGGCTGCTCACGCAGTTGCGCCAGGCGGGCATGTTCGACCAGGTGGCCGGAGTTGTCTTCGGCGAAATGGTCGGGTGCGAGGCCAACCCCGGCGAGTCGGTCACCGTACGCGACGTGATCTACGACGCCTTTGCCGACGCCCCCTATCCGGTCGCCTTCGGATTGCCGAGCGGACACGGTCGGGGAACGCTCACCTTGCCGTTCGGCGTCCGCGCCCGCCTTGCCGGCGATCGCCTCATCCTCCTCGAAGCGCCGCTGTCCAGCCATGACTGA
- a CDS encoding beta-lactamase family protein — protein MTELGVAAEPRSGSPDLAEVEHAMDRAVAQGVFPGAVLLVRDARCGVYRRAFGHRSLEPTVTPMREDTIFDVSSLTKPFATTAAIMLLVRAGRLRLDDRVSRVFHNFGVYGKTHVTVRHLLSHCSGLPAWRPFYEELRALESSGGRVNLLASPGAKTYVYHAIERSKLDYEPGTRAVYSDLGFILLGALVEDLSGEPLDRFCKRRIFQPLGLRSTAFVDLAALRIRRLEPATEMIAPTERCPWRNKVLCGEVHDDNAWAMGGISGHAGLFSSAGDLDRLLCHLVECYSTSGGSIPQAIMREFWSRDRTVPDSTWCLGWDSPSPVDSSAGRQFSPHSVGHLGFTGTSVWLDLEQRRHVILLSNRVHPRRDNDAIRAFRPRIHDLIVAALQGKTEARGSLRPAGVGSGS, from the coding sequence ATGACTGAGTTGGGCGTCGCCGCCGAACCGCGGTCCGGCTCGCCGGATCTTGCCGAAGTCGAACACGCGATGGACCGTGCCGTCGCGCAAGGCGTCTTTCCCGGTGCCGTCCTGTTGGTGCGAGACGCCCGGTGCGGCGTTTATCGGCGGGCCTTCGGCCATCGCAGCCTCGAACCGACGGTAACACCGATGCGCGAGGATACGATCTTCGACGTATCGTCGCTCACCAAGCCGTTTGCGACGACTGCGGCGATCATGCTGCTTGTCCGCGCCGGCCGGTTGCGCCTCGACGATCGGGTCAGCCGCGTCTTTCACAACTTCGGCGTTTACGGCAAGACGCACGTCACCGTACGCCACCTGTTGAGCCACTGCTCGGGCCTTCCGGCCTGGCGCCCGTTTTACGAAGAGCTGCGGGCACTCGAAAGCAGCGGCGGCCGGGTCAACCTGCTCGCGAGCCCCGGCGCCAAGACCTACGTCTACCACGCCATAGAGCGCAGCAAGCTCGACTACGAACCCGGCACCCGAGCCGTGTACAGCGACCTCGGCTTCATCCTGCTCGGAGCTCTGGTCGAGGATCTGTCCGGCGAACCGTTGGACCGTTTCTGCAAGCGGCGCATATTCCAGCCGCTTGGTTTGCGGTCGACGGCGTTCGTCGACCTCGCGGCGCTGCGCATCAGACGTCTCGAACCCGCCACCGAGATGATCGCACCGACCGAGCGTTGTCCATGGCGAAACAAGGTGCTCTGCGGCGAGGTGCACGACGACAACGCCTGGGCCATGGGCGGCATTTCCGGCCACGCGGGTCTGTTCAGCTCGGCCGGCGACCTTGACCGTCTCCTGTGCCATCTGGTCGAGTGCTACTCCACCAGCGGCGGTAGTATTCCGCAGGCGATCATGCGCGAGTTCTGGAGTCGCGACCGCACGGTTCCGGATTCGACCTGGTGTCTCGGTTGGGACTCGCCGTCGCCGGTCGATTCGAGCGCGGGGCGCCAGTTCTCGCCCCATTCGGTCGGCCACCTTGGTTTCACCGGCACGTCGGTGTGGCTCGATCTCGAGCAGCGGCGCCACGTCATCTTGCTTTCGAACCGCGTGCACCCGCGGCGAGACAACGATGCCATCCGCGCGTTTCGTCCGCGCATTCACGATCTGATCGTTGCGGCGTTGCAGGGCAAGACGGAAGCGCGGGGGTCGCTTCGCCCGGCCGGCGTTGGGAGCGGTTCGTGA
- a CDS encoding Mur ligase domain-containing protein, whose protein sequence is MSRNEIPAAVRSGECNRVHLIAVAGVAMSALAGMLQRRGYIVTGSDENVYPPVSTVLDRLGIAVRQGYRAENLADRPDLVIVGNKVSRANPEVEALLASDLAYASLPQALAELFIGERTSIVVAGTHGKTTSTAWLAWVLEQAGRDPSVMVGGDALDFGGNYKLGGGPHFVVEGDEYDTAFFDKGPKFLHYRPRALLLTAVEFDHADIYRDLDHVKDAFRQLVSILPREAPLAVAADFPAAHAIAALHPGCTTFGLEEGAAWRVGNLTDDGTATRFDVVRDGQVVCDASIRLPGPINARNALGVFVLADALGLTAAEILPGLGSFRGVARRQELVGEFGGVTVIDDFAHHPTAVAGALAAMRLRYPRRRLWAVFEPRSNTSRRKVFQREYAEAFTRADSVVIGGVFQKQTDAVAAADLFSPEQLVADLCARNVTASAVGEATDICAAIVDAAQPGDVVVLMSNGAFGGLREKLVQALSRGRPRT, encoded by the coding sequence GTGAGCCGCAACGAAATCCCCGCCGCGGTGCGCAGCGGCGAGTGTAACCGCGTGCACCTCATCGCCGTTGCGGGCGTGGCCATGTCTGCCCTCGCCGGCATGCTGCAACGGCGCGGCTACATCGTCACCGGCTCCGACGAGAACGTCTACCCTCCCGTCAGCACGGTGCTCGACCGGCTCGGTATCGCCGTGCGGCAAGGGTATCGCGCCGAAAACCTCGCCGACCGACCCGATCTGGTAATCGTCGGTAACAAGGTGTCGCGCGCCAACCCCGAGGTCGAGGCACTGCTGGCGAGCGACCTCGCTTACGCGTCGCTGCCACAGGCGCTCGCGGAGCTGTTTATCGGCGAACGCACGTCGATTGTGGTAGCCGGCACGCACGGCAAGACGACATCGACAGCCTGGCTGGCGTGGGTGCTCGAGCAGGCCGGCCGCGACCCGAGCGTCATGGTCGGTGGCGACGCGCTCGACTTCGGCGGCAACTACAAGCTCGGCGGCGGCCCGCACTTCGTCGTCGAGGGCGACGAGTACGATACGGCGTTCTTCGACAAGGGGCCGAAGTTCCTGCACTACCGGCCGCGCGCGCTGCTGCTCACCGCGGTCGAGTTCGACCACGCCGACATCTATCGCGACCTCGATCACGTGAAGGACGCCTTCCGGCAGCTCGTGTCGATCTTGCCTCGCGAAGCACCGCTGGCAGTCGCCGCCGATTTTCCCGCCGCGCACGCTATTGCCGCGCTTCACCCGGGCTGCACGACGTTCGGGCTGGAAGAGGGGGCGGCGTGGCGCGTCGGCAATCTGACCGACGACGGAACGGCGACCCGATTCGACGTCGTCCGCGACGGTCAGGTCGTCTGTGACGCGAGCATCCGACTGCCCGGCCCGATCAACGCGCGCAATGCCCTCGGGGTCTTCGTGCTGGCCGACGCGCTCGGCCTTACCGCGGCCGAGATTCTTCCCGGCCTGGGAAGCTTCCGTGGAGTTGCGCGGCGCCAGGAGTTGGTCGGCGAATTCGGCGGCGTTACCGTTATTGACGATTTCGCTCACCACCCAACCGCCGTCGCCGGGGCGCTGGCGGCTATGCGCCTGCGCTATCCGCGGCGGCGGTTGTGGGCGGTGTTCGAGCCGCGCTCGAATACCAGCCGGCGCAAGGTGTTCCAGCGCGAGTACGCGGAAGCGTTTACCCGCGCCGACTCGGTCGTCATCGGCGGCGTATTTCAGAAGCAGACCGACGCGGTGGCGGCAGCCGACCTGTTCTCGCCCGAGCAGCTCGTTGCCGACCTGTGCGCTCGCAACGTCACGGCAAGCGCCGTCGGCGAGGCTACCGACATTTGCGCCGCGATCGTCGATGCCGCACAACCGGGCGACGTCGTCGTGTTGATGTCGAACGGCGCCTTCGGCGGACTGCGGGAGAAATTGGTTCAGGCACTCAGCCGCGGCCGACCGCGTACTTGA
- a CDS encoding DUF190 domain-containing protein — MKITGEGKLLRIFVGEADRHEGRPLYEAIVRKARELGLAGATVWRGIESFGARSRIHTANILRLSEDLPIVIEIVDNEERVRAALPEIDAMIEAGGGGGLMTIEKVEIVKYAVGRG; from the coding sequence ATGAAGATAACCGGAGAAGGCAAGTTGCTGCGCATCTTCGTCGGCGAAGCGGACCGCCACGAGGGTCGCCCGCTCTACGAAGCGATCGTGCGCAAAGCCCGCGAACTCGGTCTTGCGGGAGCCACCGTCTGGCGCGGCATCGAGAGTTTCGGCGCCCGCAGCCGCATCCACACCGCCAATATTCTGCGCCTGTCCGAGGATCTCCCGATCGTCATCGAGATCGTGGACAACGAAGAGAGGGTCCGCGCGGCGTTACCGGAAATCGACGCGATGATCGAAGCCGGCGGCGGGGGAGGTTTGATGACCATCGAGAAGGTCGAAATCGTCAAGTACGCGGTCGGCCGCGGCTGA
- the crcB gene encoding fluoride efflux transporter CrcB: MPRIVLVALGGLLGSVARYWLSGAVQQWADRDFPFGTLAVNLAGSFVLGAVMVLSLDRGVIEADTRTFLTVGFCGGFTTMSTFSYETLALIRDGDVLAAGVNAVLSVVACVIAVWLGMAVGRVI, translated from the coding sequence ATGCCGCGCATCGTGCTCGTTGCCCTCGGGGGGTTGCTCGGATCGGTAGCGCGCTACTGGCTGTCCGGGGCGGTGCAGCAGTGGGCTGACCGCGACTTTCCGTTCGGTACCCTCGCCGTCAACCTCGCCGGCAGCTTCGTTCTCGGTGCGGTAATGGTGCTGTCGCTCGATCGAGGTGTGATCGAAGCCGACACGCGAACCTTCCTGACGGTGGGGTTTTGCGGGGGCTTCACGACCATGTCCACCTTCAGCTACGAGACCCTGGCTCTGATCCGCGACGGCGACGTCCTGGCGGCCGGGGTCAACGCCGTCCTGAGCGTCGTGGCGTGCGTGATTGCGGTCTGGCTCGGCATGGCCGTCGGCCGTGTCATCTGA
- a CDS encoding cytochrome-c peroxidase gives MRRALRNRTAVTMAFALFTLVPRGMRAEESAAVRGKKEVVQSGDFTMELPLGLSAQAALIPAGNPMTAAKIELGKLLYNDPRLSKDNTVSCASCHSPYHGFADPKAVSLGVGSLPGGRNSPTVINRLFSKEQFWDGRAADLEEQAHGPLTNPVEMAMPSHAEVVKKVQAIKGYGPYFQKAFGTSEVTMPRIAQAIASYERTVVSGNSPYDRYVAGDQSAMSAAAVRGMTAFLGKGRCVTCHSGFNFTDERYHNLGVGMDKPKPDLGRNDRTRNDTDKGAFKTPTLRNIVETAPYMHDGSEATLMEVVELYDRGGVKNANLSPLIVPLSLTPQEKRDLVDFMLALSGDVQNLRPPAGLPQ, from the coding sequence ATGCGTCGGGCATTGCGGAACCGTACGGCGGTAACGATGGCATTTGCGCTCTTCACGCTGGTTCCCCGTGGCATGCGGGCGGAGGAATCGGCAGCGGTGCGGGGCAAGAAGGAAGTCGTGCAATCCGGCGACTTCACGATGGAGTTGCCGCTCGGCCTCTCGGCGCAGGCGGCGCTCATTCCGGCCGGTAATCCGATGACCGCCGCGAAGATCGAGCTCGGCAAGCTGTTGTATAACGATCCGCGTCTCTCCAAGGACAACACCGTCTCGTGTGCCTCGTGCCACAGCCCGTATCACGGATTCGCGGATCCGAAAGCGGTGTCGCTGGGCGTCGGTAGTCTGCCGGGAGGGCGCAACAGCCCGACGGTGATCAATCGGCTCTTCTCGAAGGAGCAGTTCTGGGACGGCCGGGCCGCGGACCTCGAAGAACAGGCGCACGGACCGCTGACGAACCCCGTCGAGATGGCGATGCCGTCGCATGCCGAGGTGGTGAAGAAGGTGCAGGCCATCAAAGGCTATGGCCCGTACTTCCAGAAGGCGTTCGGCACGTCCGAGGTGACGATGCCGCGCATCGCGCAGGCGATCGCGTCTTACGAGCGCACGGTGGTATCCGGAAACAGCCCGTACGACCGCTACGTCGCCGGCGACCAGAGCGCCATGAGCGCGGCTGCCGTGCGGGGCATGACCGCGTTTCTCGGCAAGGGCCGGTGCGTCACCTGCCACAGCGGCTTCAACTTCACCGACGAGCGTTACCACAACCTCGGTGTCGGCATGGACAAGCCGAAGCCCGATCTGGGACGAAACGATCGCACCAGGAACGACACCGACAAGGGCGCCTTCAAGACCCCGACGCTACGCAACATCGTCGAGACGGCGCCGTACATGCACGACGGCTCCGAAGCGACACTGATGGAAGTCGTCGAACTGTACGACCGCGGCGGAGTCAAGAACGCGAATCTGTCGCCGTTGATAGTTCCGCTGAGTCTCACGCCACAGGAGAAGCGCGACCTCGTCGATTTCATGCTCGCGCTGAGCGGCGACGTGCAGAACCTCAGGCCGCCGGCAGGTCTGCCGCAGTGA